Part of the Nostoc sp. ATCC 53789 genome, GATGTGTTGATAATGCAAGTCGATGCATTCACAATGCAAGCCGATGTGTTGATAATGCAAGTTGATGCATTTACAATGCAAATCGATGCATTCACAATGTAAGCCCATACATGCACAATGCAAATTGATACATTCACAATGCAATGTAAAGACACGAAATTCGACTGGCTGGGCCCGATACGCTAACGTCTCACTACGCGCTTTTGCGTCTATAAATTATTGTTCACTAAATATCTATCTAAATTAATCTTACTGATAGATTTTAAGTTCTAATGGGTACGTTAAATGTACACAATAATATTTATACATCTATGACTATCCAAGATACAACACGCCGTTTGCGTCCTCAAACCATTAGTCAAGATATTAGCTCATTCCACGGTTTGCAAACCGTCAGCACCTACAATACAACCCGTGTTGATGCGTCATCTGCAAAGTTACAGGAAGTTTATCAGGCGATGTTGATTTCTCAACAAGCCGAAACTGAGAAACTAGCTTTATACCGGGCTGCTGCTGATGCTGCCAGATTAGCAGAATGGGAATTTCATAATGCTGTATTAGCGATGAAAGAAGTCGTGCGCGGGCAATATGGCTCAGATAGCGATCAAGCCCAAGCAGTGGGATTGAAGAAAAAATCAGACCGCAAACGTCCTTCTCGTAAAAAGGCCGTTGCGATCGCGTAACCGCCAGATGAAGGGGAGACAGGGGAGGCAGGGGAGACAAGGGGACAAGGGGACAAGGGGACAAGAGGTGAGAACTTGAAACAAGTCTTTCCCCTTGTCCCCAAATCCTCTTGCCCATGCCCAATGACAAATGACAAATGACCAATGACTACAACAATTTATCTAATGTAATTGGCAAATCACGAACGCGCTTACCTGTGGCATGATAAACAGCATTAGCGATCGCCGCAGCAGTGCCGGTAATGCCAATTTCCCCAATCCCCTTGACACCAAGCGGGTTGATATGTGGATCGTGTTCATCGACAAATAACACCTCAATATCAGGAACGTCTGCATTTACTGGTACGTGATATTCAGCTAAATCATGGTTAACAACACGTCCTAGATTCGGGTCTATAACCGTATGTTCCATCAGTGCCATACCGATACCGTAGACAATCCCACCAATGAGTTGACTGTTGGCTGTTTTAGCGTTGAGGATGCGTCCAACACCAAAGCTTCCCACCCAGCGCGTTACTCGCACTTCGCCGGAATCAGGGTTAACGCGGACTTCGGCAAATTGCGATCCAAATGCGTGCATTGAGAACTTCTTTTGTTCGTCCCCAAGCTTGGCATCTGCACGCGCTTCGATCATTTTCATTCCATGTCGTGCCAAGATTGCTTGATATGTTTCGCTTACAGACGATTTATTCTTTAAGAAAAAGCTACCATTTTGGGCAATCACATCTTCAGCGTTTGAACTATAAAGCGGCGATTTTTGATCGGCAAGTGCTAGTTGCAAAAGTTTACTACGAGCTTGATTGCCCGCTAAATGTACAGCCGAACTTACACTCGCTGCTGTTTGCGAACCACCGGAAATGGGAGTTTCTGGCATCTTAGTATCGCCTAGTTCAAAGCGAACTTTCTCAACTTGTACACCAAGCGCATCAGCTGCAACTTGAGTCATGACAGTATAAGTACCCGTACCAATATCTTGAGAACCGCTTTGCACTACGGCTGTACCGTCTGCCATAATCTGAGCGATCGCAGATGCCGGAGAACGATTGGTCGGATAAGTTGCTGTTGCCATACCCCAACCAATCAAATAATTGCCGTCTCGCATCGAACGGGGTTTAGGATTACGCTTTTGCCAGCCAAATTTTTCTGCTCCTGTCTTGTAACACTGGATGAGTGACTTGCTTGACCAAGGCAGTCCTTTAGTAGGATCGACATCAGCGTGGTTACGCAGACGCAGTTCCACCGGATCGATATTGAGTGCATAAGCGAGTTCGTCCATTGCCGACTCTAAGGCGAACGATCCAGAAGCTTCACCTGGGGCCCGCATATAGGTTGGTGTTCCCTGATCTAGCTGAACCAGACGATGGCTAGTTTCGATATTCGGGCAAGCGTAAATCATCCGAGCGCTTTTACCAACAGGTTCAATGAATTCATCAAAAGTTGAAGTCTGTGAAGTGCCAGTGTGTCGGAGTGCAGTTAATTTTCCTTCGCGGGTAGCACCCAAAGAAACCTGTTGAATTGTCTCTGGTCGGAAGCCGACAGGGCCATACATTTGTATTCGTCCCAGAACTAATTTGACTGGGCGATTTACCTGCCGTGCTGCGATCGCTGCTAGTGGTACGTGCGACCAAGCCGACCCTTTGCAACCAAAGCCACCGCCCACAAAGTAAGACATAATGCGGACTTTTTCAGGCTTAATTCCTAATACCTCCGCAACTTTTTGTTGAGTCGAAAAAATTCCCTGAGTTGCGTCATACAACAGCAATTGATCGCCTTGCCAAACTGCTGTTGTAGCATGAGGCTCCATCGGATTGTGATTTTCCACTGGAGTGGTATAAGTCTGCTCGACGCGCACAGCAGCATTCGCTAGTCCCTGTTTGACATTGCCGTGAGATGAATCGGGCGATTCCTCTCTAGGGATTTTACCTTTAGGAAAGTATGCCTTAGCGAGGTTATCCCGCATATTGATGGCAGGTTTCTCTTCGTCATAGCGAATTTGTACGAGTGAGGCAGCATACATCGCTCGTTCAAAGGTATCGGCAACGACGACACCAATATGCTGACCGCTATACAGCACAATGTTATTTTGTAACACTTGCACTTTATGACCGCCGCCCTTTTCTCCATCAGCTTTGGGTGCGTTGAGGTGGGTAATAACTGCTAATACACCCGGTACTTGCTCCGCCGCCTTGGTATCGATTTGGGCAATTTTCCCTTTGGCGATCGCACTTTGAATTGTGACTCCATAAGTCATTTTTGCGACTGGAAACTCTGCTGCATAGCGTGCTTCACCCGTCACCTTCAGATGGCCATCAACTCGGTTGAGTGGTTTGCCGACAACTGTATTTTTATCACCTGTATTCATGCCATCCCTCCTACCGTTGTCAGCGCCTTAACAATGGTGCGTTTAGTCAGTTCGACCTTAAATCCGTTGTATTTTTGAGGTTTAGCTCCAGCAACGGCAGCATTTGCTGCTGCTTGGAATGCTGCCTGGTTTGCTGGCTGATTCAAAAGCGCTTTTTCTGCATCGTAGGCACGCCAGGGTTTTGTCCCTACCCCACCAAGGGCAATGCGTGCCGAGCGAATGATGCCATTTTGAATATCTAGCACCGTCGCCACTGATACCATTGCAAAAGCATAAGAAGCGCGATCGCGGACTTTCAAATAGTGCGATCGCACTGCCAAGGGTGAAGCAGGTAAGTCAACGGCAACAATTAACTCTCCGTGTTGGAGGACTGTTTCCCGTTCTGGTGTCTCGCCGGGGACAAGATGAAAATCTACAAGTGGAATACTCCGCTCTCCATTCGGTCCCCGTGTTTGCACAACCGCATCAAGTGCCACCATTGCCACCGCCATATCAGAAGGATGAGTGGCAATACAGCGATCGCTACCGCCGAGAATTGCATGAATCCGGTTATAACCCTCAATTGCCGCACAACCGGAACCGGGAACACGCTTATTGCAGGGCATGGAAGTATCGCGGAAGTAGTAACATCGGGTACGTTGTAGCAAATTTCCGCCCACCGTTGCCATGTTTCGCAGTTGCGGTGATGCTCCAGACAACAACGCTTCTGACAGCACAGGGTAACGCTTTTGAATTATTGCATCATAAGCAACGTCGCTATTGCGTGCCATTGCTCCAATCCGCAGATTGTTACTTTGCATTTCTATCTTGCTTAATGGGAGTGGGTTAATATCAACCAACTCTCTTGGCGTTTGCACATTCAACTTCATCAAATCGATTAGGCTAGTACCACCAGCAAGATACGAGGCTTCGACATCTGGAGCCACCAAAGCCACGGCATTTTCCGCTTGTCGCGCTTTTTGATAGTTAAACGGCTGCATCTTTTTTTCCTTCTAAGACATCGCGGACAGCAGCCACGATATTTGGATAAGCACCACAACGGCAGATATTGCCGCTCATCAATTCCCGAATGTCGTCATCTGACTTAGCGTGTCCTTCGTTGACTAAACTCACCGCCGAACAAATTTGTCCCGGTGTGCAATAACCGCACTGAAATGCGTCGCGGGCAACAAATGCGGCTTGCATCGGGTGCAGATTGTCTCCTTGCGCCAGACCTTCAATAGTTGTAATGGCAGCATCTGTGTGCATGATGGCAAAAGTCAGGCAGGAGTTAATTCGCTGTCCATCAACCAGCACTGTACAAGCACCGCATTGACCGTGGTCACAACCTTTTTTACTGCCAGTTAGCCCTATATATTCACGAAGTGCATCAAGTAAAGTGACACGCGGTTCAATTTGCAAACTATGTTTTGTTCCGTTCACCTGTAATATTACCTGCATAGTTTCAGATATCGAACTTTTCAGCATGGGGGTAGTTCTTTTTATCGGAGTTTGTGCCACAGTTTTCTCTGCAAAACTACTGAGCGTAGTCGCTACTGTACTGACGAGCATCAATTGGCCCAATCTACGCCGTCTTAGGCGAAACTTCATCTTTTTACTCCATTCTGCTTTTGTTGAGTAATAATATTCAGTAATTCTTCTGGCTTAAATTCTTAGTAAAAATCATTTTTACCTTTTAAATATTTACCTCAAAATAACATTGTTAACAGAATACAATTTCATCTTGTTCTCGTCTCTCTACCAGAAGATTTATGTCCTAAGTATCATCCCTAGTTAAATAAGTTGGCACAATAAAATCAAACTATGTAAAGAAAAACGAACTAGGCTAAAACCCTCATATATATTGCCTGTTGCCTATTGCCTTATCCAACAAAAATTATTTATACCCACTTACTTATCATCCTGTTCTAGAACTAAAAATATTTTTATTTATTGCTGTATTAATAATTGGAGGTTAGGGTTGAGTAGAGTATTGTTACTCAACCCATGACATCCAAAATCGTGCTTTGCTCAAAGAATAATTCGTTGAATGTCGGTAAATCCTAATATAAAATCGAAAGCTGAAATTATGAATACCCAAACAACAACCCAACTACCAATTCCCCCACACTTTAACCCTGATAAAGTAGGAGAGGTATGGCGTGTACCTTACCAACAAATCGCCGCAGCAGCTGAAGTTTGGATAAAACAACACGACATCAAACCAGCATCCTCAGATGCAAAGGGTATTTGCCTATTGTTAATTGATGTTCAAAATACTTTTTGTATTCCCAACTTTGAACTATTTGTAGGTGGAAAATCTGGGAATGAGGCGGTGAATGATAACGTCAGATTATGTGAGTTTATCTATCGCAACTTGGGAGTAATTACAAAAATTGTACCTACTCTAGATACCCATACAGCAACGCAAATCTTCCATCCTATTTTTTGGGTGAATGCTGCCGGAGAACATCCTACTCCAGCAGCGACTAACATAACTTTAGCAGACATCGAACAAGGTATCTGGAAGGTTAACCCAACGGTTGCTGACAGTATTACTAATGGAGATTATGAATTATTAGAAAAACACGCTTATCATTACGTTAGAAAACTCAGCCAAGATGGTAAATATCCCCTCACAATTTGGCCTTATCATTCTATGTTGGGCGGTATTGGTCATGCTTTAGTTTCATCGGTGGAGGAAGCAATATTTTTCCATAGTATTGCTCGTCAAAGCCAAACACAATTTGAAATCAAGGGTGAAAATCCTTTAACAGAAAACTATTCGATCTTACGTCCAGAGGTGTTGGAAGATTTTGAACAACGTCCACTTGGTCAAAAGAACACTCGTTTAATTAAGCAACTTTTAGAATTTGATACTGTTATTATTGGAGGTCAAGCTAAAAGTCATTGCGTTGCCTGGACAATTGACGATTTATTAACAGAAATTAAAGAGGTAGATGCTACCCTTGCTCAAAAAATCTATCTCTTAGAAGATTGCACTTCTCCCGTTGTTGTTCCAAATATTGTGGACTACACAGAACAGGCAGATGCAGCATTTGCAAGGTTTGCAGAGGCAGGAATGCACATCATAAAATCTAGCGAATTTGGGAATTAAGTATTGGGAATTGGGAAGAGGACTTGGGGACAAGGAGAATTGGGGACAAGGGGAAAGACTTGTTTCAAGTTCTCACCTCTTGTCCCCTTTCCCCTTGTCCCCTTGTCCCTCTTGCCCCCTGCCTCCCCTGCTTCCTGATTTCCTCATTTCTTCAAATAACCCTTTGGGTCTTGTGCTACCCAACCCAGAGATGAGCTAGAACGCACTTCAAAATGGAGATGCGGTTGAGTGGAAGTTGGTTTGCCAGTTGTGCCTACTGTTCCTAGTAAGTCTCCTTTTTTTACTTGCTGACCAACAGTAACCTTAATAGTGTCAAGCTGGGCGTAGCGGCTTTGAAGCCCGCCACTGTGGTTAATGATGACCAACTTGCCATAAGAACCTTGGTCATTAGCAAAGGCTACGGTTCCAGGAGCGATCGCTAACACATTACTACCAACTGGTGCTAATAAGTCAACACCACTGTGGAAGAAAACTTCACCTGTCGCCGGATTAATTTGCCATCCATAAGCTAATCCTACATTTGCAACTTGTGCCAAGGGATATCCCGACAGGGATGCACGGTTTGGTGTACCTGCATCAGTAGGTAAAGGGGACTTAGTTACAACGCCATTGGGCGACCAATTTACCCCCGGAACAAACACGATTCTGGGGTCTTGTTGGCAGCCATTCACCTCAAAAAGGCTATCAGCACGAACTTTGTATTGTGCTGCCACTTGTCGCCAAGTTTGACCACGAGGTACTTCAACTACAATCCCATTGTAGGGAGGAATTTGAAGCACACTACCAACGGCTGCAAGTGCGCCATTCTGCAAAGCTGGATTCATGCCAATAATAGTTGTAGGTATGAGATTGTAGCGCTGCGCTATGCTCTCCAAAGTTTCGCCACGAACAACTTTATGGCGTTGGAAGCGAGATAGGGCTGGAATCGGGCAACCACCTACAGCAGCGTTAGCACTGTTCAAGTTTGGCAGTATGCTTACTAGGCCCAAGGCGCTAACTAGGCTACAGAGAAACAGTTGACGAAAGGGTAAAGTCATGTATACAGATCAAGAGCGCATTAACTTTAAATTTTAGATGGAGAGTGTGGGAAGTGGGGAGATCGGGGGGCAGAGGGGAACGGGGGCAGGGGAGCAGGGAGCAGGGGGACAAGGGGACAAGAGGTGAGAACTTGAAACAAGTCTTTCCCCTTGTCCCCAACTCTCCTTGTCCCCAAGTCCTCTTCCCAATTCCCAATGCCCAATACTTAATTCCTCGTAAATTGATCTGTCCACTTGCCGTTAGCTTGACTACACTTAGAAATTAGCAACTGCATTGTTGTCCTTAAGCAGAATTGTTATGAAGTTATCTTTAAAGCAACTAGGTGTTTATTTGTTCTTAGTGGTATTTGGCTGTGGTGCAGGTTTGTTTGGTAGTCGCTATCTCCTGCTACAAAATTCCTCATTCCAACAGTTAAGAAATGTGACAATGGCTTCGCCTCCAGAATCTGTAATGCCAAATTCTCCTAGCGGGGCAATTGGGGCTACTGGAGGCGATAATGTGAATTTTATTGCGACGGCAGTGCAAAAAGTTGGCCCGGCTGTGGTGCGAATTAATGCCACTCGCAAGGTTGCCAATCCCATCTCTGACGCATTAAAAAATCCGCTTTTGCGGCGATTTTTTGGAGAGGATGAGCAACCAATTCCCGAAGAACGGATTGAGCGCGGTACAGGATCGGGATTTATTTTGAGCGAGGATGGGGAATTACTCACTAACGCTCATGTAGTAGCAGATACAGATACAGTACAAGTCACCCTCAAGGATGGTCGAAGTTTAGAGGGGAAGGTGGTAGGAGTTGATTCTGTGACAGATGTGGCAGTGGTGAAAATAAAAGCGAATCATTTGCCAACTGTGAAACTGGGCAATTCGCAAAACTTAATACCAGGACAGTGGGCGATCGCAATTGGCAACCCTCTGGGTTTAGATAATACTGTCACTATCGGCATTATCAGCGCTACTGATCGCACCAGCACTCAAGTTGGTGTACCAGATAAGCGAGTCAGCTTTATCCAAACTGATGCTGCAATTAACCCTGGTAATTCCGGTGGCCCCTTGTTAAACGCTCAAGGCGAAGTGATTGGTGTTAATACTGCCATCCGCGCTGATGCTCAAGGACTCGGTTTTGCGATCCCCATTGAAACCGCCGCCCGCATTGCCAATGAACTTTTTACCAAAGGGCGTGTAGAACATCCCTTCTTGGGTGTTGAAATGGCAGACCTTTCTGCCATCAAAAAACAGCAGATTAATCAAGAAAATCAACTGAACATTCAGCAGGATGTTGGGATTGTGATTAAAGGAGTCACAGGCGATTCTCCAGCCAAGCGCGGAGGATTGCTTCCTGGAGACGTGATTCAAAAAGTTAATGGTAAACCAGTCAAAACCTCGGCCCAAGTTCAAAAGCTGGTAGAGTCCAGCAAAGTTGGGGACATCATAGCTATCGAAGTCAATCGTAGCGGGAAAATTCAAACCTTCAAAGTACAATCAGGAGCTTATCCTGAAAGGAAGTAGTCAAAATAATTCGTAATTGATAATTCGTAATTGCAAGACGCTCTCTAAGAGATCCTGCGCGTAGCTTGCTTCTTTGCAGGAATCACCGAATTTGCTACCGCTACGTTATCAGTGGAAGCTTGAACTCTCTAGAAATGTCTTGTTAACCACTGAATTTTTAATCCAGTGTGGGCTGCTGTAACTTTTTTAATTACGAATTACGAATTACGAATTACGAATTAGTAATTATTTGGTCAATAGTCCCAGAATGTTTGACTATTGACTATTGACCATTAGACAAATGCTCTAACTGCATTCTTTGTTCCATCTGGCGCAGAAAATACCCTGTCATCATGGCCGACGCTAGAAGCCCAGCTAAGTTATCCCGATCTGTTGTGATTTGGACGTTGAAATTTTCTGCCGGGAGCATTCCCACTAGCCCTTGGACATTTTGCGAGATGATTTGTTTAATTTCAGGGCTAGCGGATTGAGCAATCCTCGCTAGAACATCAGGAGACTGATGTTGTAGATATTTGAGTAACTGATTGGGGTATTCCTCAGCGTGGTCGGAAAGAAGTTGATTAGGGTGTTCCTCGGAGTTGTCATTTAAAAAGTCAGGATTAAACACCATTGGCAGTTTTATTTAGCTTAATTGCTAACTCTACTCTAAACCATAGTACAAGGCTAGCGCATTCACCACGGGTATAAGTCATTGGGATTGGGAATTGGGAAGAGGACTTGGGGACAAGGAGAATTGGGGACAAGGGGAAAGACTTGTTTCAAGTTCTCACCTCTTGTCCCTCTGCTCCCAATACTTTTCGGTTAAACCCAATAATCTCTCTTTTGGTCTGGGGAAAGGTTAAAGGGTAATGGGGAAAGGGAAATTCAAACCCTTTCCCTTTCCCCCTTAACCGAAAAGTATTGTCCCTGCTCCCCCTGCCTCCCCTGCTCCCTATTCCCCATTCCCTATTCCCTTTAGTTCTAGTTCTAGTTCTAGTTGTTCTTCCTTTTGGTTGTTGGAAAGTATTTGTGGGAGTTGTTCGATTTGGAAATACTGATGGAATTTTGGGGTTACTTGGAGTGAGTAGGAGCGAGAATCGCTGTCTCGGCGTTTGCGGATAAAACCAAGTTCTACGAGTTCCGGAACGTGTTGATATACTCCTGAACCGCGCAAGTTAATTAAGTCGCTCTGGAGTATAGGACTATTGAGGGCGATCGCTGCTAAAGTCCGCAATGCACCTACACCCAATTCTACTGGTATCATCGTTTGCACTAAATCCTGAAAATCAGACCGTAGTTGCAAACTGTAACCATCAGGGGTTTCTATTACCTCTAGGGCGCTATCTCGGTGGGCATAATTGTCCATGAGTTCAATTATGCCTTCTTTGACAGAGGCGCGATCGCACGCTGCATACTCGGCGATTTCGCCGAGCGACAAGGGTTTACCCTTTAAATAGAGAATTGCTTCTATCTTCGTCGCTGTGGCTGTAATCATTTAGTCATTTGTCATTAGTCATTGGTCATTAGTCACTTGTACTGAGCGTAGTCGTTGGCGTAGCCTCTCGTTAGAGAAGTATTGGTCATTAGTACATGACAACTAACAATCAACAAGTGTGTGGCATTATATCGTAAATTGTCAAAATATTGTTTGATACTCTCAAATTGGGCATGGGGATTAGGGGAGAGGTGACAGGTTACAGAAAATAATCTGTACCCTGTACCCTATTACCTATTCCCTTCTCAAAAGCCTCTAGTTGTAAGAATAAATTCTGCGATCGCTAAATCTTGTGGAGTCGTCACTTTTAAATTTGTCTCTTCTCCCTCGACAATTCGGACTTCGATGCCGCACTTTTCAAATAAAGCGGCATCGTCAGTTACTTCCCAACCTTGACGGACACCTTCAGCGTGGCACTGTTTCAACAACTTGACATCAAATCCTTGGGGGGTTTGTGCCGCCCATAATTTTTGTCTGTCGGGTGTTTCTTGAATTATGCCTTGTTCATCAACAACTTTGATGGTGTCTTTGACGGGTACACCAGCAATTAAACCGGGACAGTGGCGAATGGCTTGGGCACAAGAGTTAAATAAATCTGGTGTGGCGAGACATCTAGCGCCATCGTGAATCAATACTTGTTCTGCGGCTACTGGCAAAGCCTGCAAGCCGTTGTAAACAGATTCTTGACGCGTGGAGCCGCCTTGAATCAATTCCACTGGTTTAGTGAGCTTGAGATCGGTGAGAATTGCTCTGAAGTCTGGCCAATCGGTAGGCTGAGAAATAATCCCGATCCAACTGATTGTATTGGCGGCTTCTGCGGCTAATAGAGTCCAAGCAATAATTGGTTGCGATCGCACTTTCAGCAGGAGTTTATTGCGGTTACTACCCATTCTTTTTCCGATTCCCGCAGCTGGAATTAGTAAATACACAGAATTCCTCAATCTTTAAGCTATATATTTTCCCCTAAAATAGGGAGCGAGTTAAGCGTCAATAAATATTATGCGAGTAGTAGCCCTTGTACCTGGCGGAATTGGCGACCAAATTCTCTTCTTTCCGACTCTAGATGACCTGAAGCGCAATTACCCTGACGCTCAAATAGATGTCGTTGTTGAACCCCGGTCAAAGGCTGCCTACCGAGTGAGCAAGTCAGTTCACGAGGTGCTGAACTTTGATTTTAACGACCGTAATAGTCTGGCAGATTGGGGTAACTTGGTGGGGACAATTCGCGATCGCGAATACGATGTTGTGATTGTTGTTAAGCAAATTTGGTTGCTTAGTCTTTTGCTCTGGTTGACGGGAATTCCCATACGTATTGGCTACAAAGGCAATGGTTCGGTTTTTCTGACCCACACTGTGCCATTTAAAGCATCCCAGTATGCGGCGGCAGCATATCACGATTTGCTGCAACCATTGGAAATAAATAGTCCTGTCCCAGAGTTAGCAGTAAATGTGCCCAAACCAGATATTGAGTGGGCACAAAAAGAACAGAAACGCTTAGGGGTGCATGAAACAGGCTATATCTTGATTCATGGCAGTTCTGGCCAGTTATCTCAGGCTAAAGAACTGGATAAAATCTACCCTGTCGAAAGTTGGCATCAAATTATTCAAGGTTTCCAAGACAAGCAGCCTGAACTGCCTGTGGTGGTTGTTAAGGGAATTGGCGATGAACAGTTTGTGCGATCGCTTCTGGGGTCTTCTCCAGATATCAAAGTGACTGCCCCAGATGATATTGGCAAGTTAACTGCTATGATCGCCGGGGCAAATTTGATGTTGTCTACTGATAGTCCGGCACTACAACTGAGTGTTGCAGTCCAAACCTATACCATCGCCCTATTTGGGCCCACCGATCCAGCTAAATTGTTGCCGAAAAACGATAAATTCCTGGCCATTGCATCCCCCACAGGAAAAACAGCGGATGTTTCACCAAACGCAGTTTTAGAGAAAATCTGGGGTGGCTAAACCAGCAGTTTGTCCTAATTTCTGCAATTAGTCTATTGGATATCTAATGTAGTCATGCGTTTGTTGAATGACCGCAAAACCTGGTTGTGACAGCTAGATTTTGCGGTTATTTCAGTATTTAAAGAAGAATACAGAAGTCAGAATGGGCTAAACGCCCCGCTACCGCTAACAGAAGTCAGAATCAACACGTTCTCTATGAGACGCTACGCTATCCACCAGTCGCTTAACCCTGTTCTGAATTCTGGCTCCTGACTCCTGAATTCTTGTTAAAATATCTCAAAAAAAGCATCATCTAATTCATAACCCAGCATTTGAGCCATAGACTTTAACCGCGAGAGGCTAGGGATATCCTGCTGTTTGAGCCAATCACCTAAAACAAAGATTTTGTGCATCAAAAATATTTCTAAGGCTTCAGGATTGTACTGAATGCCGTCTTGGGAACTGAACTGGTGTGGTACTAGCATGGCGGCATAACGAGCAAATTCTCCAGCTTTCCAATCTAGTAAAAATGCTAACCAGGGGTATTTGGCATCTAGGCGCACAAACCACAGCCTTATTTCTGGAATTTCTGAGAGTTCCCGTGGATCGCCAGGTTCAAGATCGTAATTGATATCAAAGCGTAGTTGCTGTTCATGGGATGCGGCCCCATCTTGCAGCATTTGTTCAATCACCGTTGAGGCAGGTGACAGATCCAGATTATTAATGAAGTCATTATTGAGTGCGATCGCAATTGTCTTTGACTCAGCAGCCACTTTCTTTTTGCTCAACTTTAGGATCGACAATCTACAGTAGCAGCTTTCAGGGATTGACGCTACATTGACCTTGAGAAATTAATTGGTATTTACTAATACTTTTTTGCTAATGATTTTGGTCAACCTATACAAGTGTTGGGTTGCGTTTCACTCCACTCAACCTACATAAATATATCTTTTAAAAAACTCTACGTTTCAGCATAGATCAGCTTTAGGACTCATATTTGATTTTTGAATAAGGGATTTCCAAGAAATAAATTATCGAACCACAGAGGCACAGAGAACACAGAGAGAGGGGAAATACAGAGGGTTTTTGCGTCAGTTTTGGCATATTTTTTTATTTGGAAGTCCCTAAACTCCGTACAACTCAAAAAGCCTTCTTACCTATTGCCTCTTGCCTTCTTGCCTATTGCCTCTTGTCTCTAGGCAACACCTGCCGCAAAGTGGACATTTCCAGCAATTTTAAGTTAAAGTTGTAATGAGTTTGTTTTAGATTAAGGTCTGACAAAGTAGCCATCAGCAAGCAAAAAATAGATCGTTATTTATCGCCACCTGTTACTTCCGAAGCATCACAAGCCAAAACACAAGTACAGGTAGAACAATGGTGTGCAATATTATTGCATATATTAAATAAACAATAAAAATTGAAGTGGGAAAATTCCCTTAACAGTTAACAAGCTGTAATATGCAAAAACAAACAATTTCAACAAAACCAATTCGTTCTCTAGAAGATGCGCTAGATAGGTGTCAAATCTTGGGTATGCGCGTCAGTCGTCAGCGTCGTTTTATTCTGGAATTACT contains:
- a CDS encoding xanthine dehydrogenase family protein molybdopterin-binding subunit encodes the protein MNTGDKNTVVGKPLNRVDGHLKVTGEARYAAEFPVAKMTYGVTIQSAIAKGKIAQIDTKAAEQVPGVLAVITHLNAPKADGEKGGGHKVQVLQNNIVLYSGQHIGVVVADTFERAMYAASLVQIRYDEEKPAINMRDNLAKAYFPKGKIPREESPDSSHGNVKQGLANAAVRVEQTYTTPVENHNPMEPHATTAVWQGDQLLLYDATQGIFSTQQKVAEVLGIKPEKVRIMSYFVGGGFGCKGSAWSHVPLAAIAARQVNRPVKLVLGRIQMYGPVGFRPETIQQVSLGATREGKLTALRHTGTSQTSTFDEFIEPVGKSARMIYACPNIETSHRLVQLDQGTPTYMRAPGEASGSFALESAMDELAYALNIDPVELRLRNHADVDPTKGLPWSSKSLIQCYKTGAEKFGWQKRNPKPRSMRDGNYLIGWGMATATYPTNRSPASAIAQIMADGTAVVQSGSQDIGTGTYTVMTQVAADALGVQVEKVRFELGDTKMPETPISGGSQTAASVSSAVHLAGNQARSKLLQLALADQKSPLYSSNAEDVIAQNGSFFLKNKSSVSETYQAILARHGMKMIEARADAKLGDEQKKFSMHAFGSQFAEVRVNPDSGEVRVTRWVGSFGVGRILNAKTANSQLIGGIVYGIGMALMEHTVIDPNLGRVVNHDLAEYHVPVNADVPDIEVLFVDEHDPHINPLGVKGIGEIGITGTAAAIANAVYHATGKRVRDLPITLDKLL
- a CDS encoding xanthine dehydrogenase family protein subunit M, translated to MQPFNYQKARQAENAVALVAPDVEASYLAGGTSLIDLMKLNVQTPRELVDINPLPLSKIEMQSNNLRIGAMARNSDVAYDAIIQKRYPVLSEALLSGASPQLRNMATVGGNLLQRTRCYYFRDTSMPCNKRVPGSGCAAIEGYNRIHAILGGSDRCIATHPSDMAVAMVALDAVVQTRGPNGERSIPLVDFHLVPGETPERETVLQHGELIVAVDLPASPLAVRSHYLKVRDRASYAFAMVSVATVLDIQNGIIRSARIALGGVGTKPWRAYDAEKALLNQPANQAAFQAAANAAVAGAKPQKYNGFKVELTKRTIVKALTTVGGMA
- a CDS encoding 2Fe-2S iron-sulfur cluster-binding protein — protein: MKFRLRRRRLGQLMLVSTVATTLSSFAEKTVAQTPIKRTTPMLKSSISETMQVILQVNGTKHSLQIEPRVTLLDALREYIGLTGSKKGCDHGQCGACTVLVDGQRINSCLTFAIMHTDAAITTIEGLAQGDNLHPMQAAFVARDAFQCGYCTPGQICSAVSLVNEGHAKSDDDIRELMSGNICRCGAYPNIVAAVRDVLEGKKDAAV
- a CDS encoding M23 family metallopeptidase, which gives rise to MTLPFRQLFLCSLVSALGLVSILPNLNSANAAVGGCPIPALSRFQRHKVVRGETLESIAQRYNLIPTTIIGMNPALQNGALAAVGSVLQIPPYNGIVVEVPRGQTWRQVAAQYKVRADSLFEVNGCQQDPRIVFVPGVNWSPNGVVTKSPLPTDAGTPNRASLSGYPLAQVANVGLAYGWQINPATGEVFFHSGVDLLAPVGSNVLAIAPGTVAFANDQGSYGKLVIINHSGGLQSRYAQLDTIKVTVGQQVKKGDLLGTVGTTGKPTSTQPHLHFEVRSSSSLGWVAQDPKGYLKK
- a CDS encoding isochorismatase, whose translation is MNTQTTTQLPIPPHFNPDKVGEVWRVPYQQIAAAAEVWIKQHDIKPASSDAKGICLLLIDVQNTFCIPNFELFVGGKSGNEAVNDNVRLCEFIYRNLGVITKIVPTLDTHTATQIFHPIFWVNAAGEHPTPAATNITLADIEQGIWKVNPTVADSITNGDYELLEKHAYHYVRKLSQDGKYPLTIWPYHSMLGGIGHALVSSVEEAIFFHSIARQSQTQFEIKGENPLTENYSILRPEVLEDFEQRPLGQKNTRLIKQLLEFDTVIIGGQAKSHCVAWTIDDLLTEIKEVDATLAQKIYLLEDCTSPVVVPNIVDYTEQADAAFARFAEAGMHIIKSSEFGN